In Nitrosomonas ureae, the sequence AGCCGCACGGAAAGTATCGCCGGCAGCCAGTAGTACTGAATGACCTTGGGTTTGAAAAAATTTGGCAAGTTTGCCAATCGAGGTTGTTTTCCCTACGCCATTGACACCCGTTATCATGATGACGAAAGGTTTATGCGCGGTGGTATCCAATGGTTGGGCAAGCGGTTCCAACATCGCGATCAGAGATTCTTTAAGTGCTTGTTTTAACTGTATGGAATCTGTCAATGCATCGCGCTTGACTTGTTTGCGCAGGTTTTCAAGTAATTGATGCGTAGCGTTGACGCCTATGTCGGAGGTTAACAGAATGGTTTCCAGTTCTTCGTACAGTTCCTCATCAATCTTGCCGCCGCCAAACAGTCCCGATAGCTGTTTCCCCAGATTCTGCCGGGTGCGTGAAAGGCCTTGTTTAAGCCTGCTGGCAAAGCTGATGGATTCTTCCGACTGAGATTCTGGTTCCACAACGGATTTGGCCGGAGTTTCGTCCGTCTCCGCAAGATCTTTTTTGGATTTAAAAAAACTAAACATTCTGGTAGGCTCTCAATATGCAGAGGAATTCTCAAACCTCAATTTTATGCTGTTTACTCACTTTAGGTTGGTAAAAATGATATCTGATTACCGTATCACTTTTTTTTACTTTTTTTCAATTTGTGGATTTTTGCTGTTGGTCAATCTGTTGACTTCATCATCGGCATTTGCCAATCCGCGTGAATATGTGCTTGATAATGGCCTTAAATTGGTTGTAAAACAAGATCATCGTTCACCGGTTGTGGTGACGCAAATCTGGTACAAGGCGGGCAGCATTGATGAGGTCAATGGCGTAACCGGTGTTGCGCATGTGCTGGAACATATGATGTTCAAAGGTACCGAGAAAATTCCCAATGGTGAGTTCTCAAAAAAAATCGCGGCCGCTGGCGGGCGTGAGAATGCTTTCACGAGTTACGATTACACTGCTTATTATCAACAATTGCATAAAATCCATTTACCGATGGCAATGGAATTGGAAGCGGATCGAATGCGCAATCTCGTTTTAACCAAAGAAGAATTTGATAAAGAAATCAAGGTGGTGATGGAGGAAAGAAGATTGCGTACGGATGATCAGGCGCGTTCGCTATTGTATGAAAAAATGATGGCTGTTGCTTTTCAGTCTCATCCTTACAAGAATCCGATCATTGGATGGATGAATGATCTGGAAAATATGAGAGTAGAAGATACGCAGGAGTGGTATGACCGCTGGTACGCGCCTAATAATGCAACATTGGTTGTCGTCGGGGATGTTGATGCAGACGAGGTATTTCGGTTAGCAAATAAATACTACGGTGCAATTCAATCCCATTCTTTATTCGCGATCGATGCCCGTAAGCCGCAGATCGAACCACCGCAATTAGGCACTAAACGGATCACCGTGAAGGCACCGGCAGAGTTACCTTATCTCATCATGGGATTTCATGCACCTGCGATAAGAAATGTTAATGAAGACTGGGAACCCTATGCGTTGGAGATATTGGAAGGGGTGCTGGACGGCCATGCTTCAGCCAGGCTGAGCAAGTCATTAGTGCGGGAAAGTCAAATCGCTAATTCTGCCAGTGCCGGTTATGGTGCAATTGCGCGAGGCCCAAGCATTTTTTTTCTGAGTGCCGTACCTGGCGTTGGCAAAACAGTAGCTGAATTAGAGCAGGCGCTGCGTTCCGAGATCGAAAAAATTATTCAAGGGGGTGTTACGGAAGAAGAACTAAATCGAGTGAAGGCGCAGGTAATTGCGAGTCATGTCTATCAACGAGATTCCACTTTTTCTCAAGCAATGCAGTTGGGTAGGCTGGAAAGTACAGGATTATCTTATCGTGACACTGATACCATTCTGGAAAAATTGAAAGCGGTCACTGCTGAACAGATACGCGATGTGACAAAAAAATATTTTATTGATGAGGGTTTGACTGTCGCGGTATTGGATCCGCAGCCATTGGAACAAAAAGCACCGAAAAAAATACCCGCTGGTTTAAGACACTAGGAGGCGCTGAAATTGCATTGATTGCTAAATCGCTTTGCTGCATTTGGAATGACAGATGGGAATTTTCAGAGTTTATCCGGACGGACTGAATTAAAGTTTCGACAGCCGTCTTAAAGGAGTTGATAGACCGCTGTCGAAACAAAAGTTATTTAGTGGGTTATTCCTTCTTATCTCCGTGCGCATGATCGCCGTTTTGCTGTTTCTTGCCATGATCGTGCATGTGTTTATGCATTTTTTCCTTCATGCTGCGCCTTTCTGTTTCATCCAGAAAACCATCTTTGTTGGTATCTTTCTTGTCAAACATGGCTTCATGGTGCTTCATGAATTCCTCTTTGCTGATTTTGCCATCATTATTTGTATCCACCGATGACATTTTATGCTCACATTTATGGCCGTGATCGTGTTGACC encodes:
- the ftsY gene encoding signal recognition particle-docking protein FtsY — translated: MFSFFKSKKDLAETDETPAKSVVEPESQSEESISFASRLKQGLSRTRQNLGKQLSGLFGGGKIDEELYEELETILLTSDIGVNATHQLLENLRKQVKRDALTDSIQLKQALKESLIAMLEPLAQPLDTTAHKPFVIMITGVNGVGKTTSIGKLAKFFQTQGHSVLLAAGDTFRAAAREQLIAWGERNNVTVIAPDSDPDKKSDPAAVIYDAVNSAKARGIDIVLADTAGRLTTQLHLMEEIKKVKRVIAKAMPDAPHEVLLVLDANTGQNAITQVSAFDDALNVTGLILTKLDGTAKGGVVAAIAGQYPENPPALRFIGVGEGLDDLRPFDAREFVEALLD
- a CDS encoding M16 family metallopeptidase, with translation MISDYRITFFYFFSICGFLLLVNLLTSSSAFANPREYVLDNGLKLVVKQDHRSPVVVTQIWYKAGSIDEVNGVTGVAHVLEHMMFKGTEKIPNGEFSKKIAAAGGRENAFTSYDYTAYYQQLHKIHLPMAMELEADRMRNLVLTKEEFDKEIKVVMEERRLRTDDQARSLLYEKMMAVAFQSHPYKNPIIGWMNDLENMRVEDTQEWYDRWYAPNNATLVVVGDVDADEVFRLANKYYGAIQSHSLFAIDARKPQIEPPQLGTKRITVKAPAELPYLIMGFHAPAIRNVNEDWEPYALEILEGVLDGHASARLSKSLVRESQIANSASAGYGAIARGPSIFFLSAVPGVGKTVAELEQALRSEIEKIIQGGVTEEELNRVKAQVIASHVYQRDSTFSQAMQLGRLESTGLSYRDTDTILEKLKAVTAEQIRDVTKKYFIDEGLTVAVLDPQPLEQKAPKKIPAGLRH
- a CDS encoding EF-hand domain-containing protein; translated protein: MHLKRNLLSIAIGTTFLVTQFVTPAIAADTTQGSNHQHQSGQHSEHSDSNTKSEGQHDHGHKCEHKMSSVDTNNDGKISKEEFMKHHEAMFDKKDTNKDGFLDETERRSMKEKMHKHMHDHGKKQQNGDHAHGDKKE